Proteins encoded in a region of the Zea mays cultivar B73 chromosome 4, Zm-B73-REFERENCE-NAM-5.0, whole genome shotgun sequence genome:
- the LOC103653285 gene encoding aspartic proteinase nepenthesin-1 translates to MASLVLLLLILLVPTLSLPAAHCNDNVGFQLKLTHVDAGTSYTKLQLLSRAIARSKARVAALQSAAVLPPVVDPITAARVLVTASSGEYLVDLAIGTPPLYYTAIMDTGSDLIWTQCAPCLLCADQPTPYFDVKKSATYRALPCRSSRCASLSSPSCFKKMCVYQYYYGDTASTAGVLANETFTFGAANSTKVRATNIAFGCGSLNAGDLANSSGMVGFGRGPLSLVSQLGPSRFSYCLTSYLSATPSRLYFGVYANLSSTNTSSGSPVQSTPFVINPALPNMYFLSLKAISLGTKLLPIDPLVFAINDDGTGGVIIDSGTSITWLQQDAYEAVRRGLVSAIPLTAMNDTDIGLDTCFQWPPPPNVTVTVPDFRTGHKN, encoded by the coding sequence ATGGCAAGCCTTGTGCTGTTGTTGCTCATCTTACTCGTGCCTACCTTATCGTTGCCAGCTGCTCATTGCAATGACAACGTCGGATTCCAGCTCAAGCTGACCCACGTCGACGCGGGCACGTCCTACACCAAGCTGCAGCTCCTCAGCCGCGCCATTGCCCGGAGCAAGGCCCGCGTGGCCGCGCTGCAGTCCGCCGCCGTGTTGCCGCCCGTGGTGGACCCGATCACGGCGGCGCGCGTCCTTGTGACGGCCAGCAGTGGCGAGTACCTGGTGGACCTGGCCATCGGCACGCCGCCGCTGTACTACACGGCCATCATGGACACCGGAAGCGACCTCATCTGGACGCAGTGCGCGCCCTGCCTGCTCTGCGCCGACCAGCCCACGCCCTACTTCGACGTGAAGAAGTCCGCCACGTACCGCGCCCTCCCGTGCCGGTCGTCGCGGTGTGCCTCGCTCTCCAGCCCCTCCTGCTTCAAGAAGATGTGCGTGTACCAGTACTACTACGGAGACACCGCGTCCACCGCCGGCGTCCTCGCCAACGAGACGTTCACGTTCGGCGCGGCCAACTCGACCAAGGTCAGGGCAACTAACATCGCTTTCGGGTGTGGCAGTCTCAACGCGGGCGACCTCGCCAACAGCTCCGGTATGGTCGGCTTCGGCCGTGGGCCGCTGTCGCTGGTGAGCCAGCTCGGGCCGTCCAGGTTCTCGTACTGCCTGACGTCGTACCTCTCGGCGACGCCGAGTAGGCTCTACTTCGGCGTGTATGCGAACCTCAGCAGCACCAACACCAGCTCCGGGTCTCCGGTGCAGTCCACGCCGTTCGTCATCAACCCGGCGCTGCCGAACATGTACTTCCTGTCGCTCAAGGCCATCAGCCTGGGAACCAAACTCCTGCCCATCGACCCGCTGGTGTTCGCCATCAACGACGATGGCACGGGCGGCGTCATCATCGACTCGGGCACGTCCATCACGTGGCTGCAGCAGGACGCCTACGAGGCCGTGAGGCGAGGGCTGGTGTCGGCCATCCCGCTAACGGCGATGAACGACACAGACATTGGCCTGGACACGTGTTTCCAGTGGCCGCCGCCGCCTAATGTGACCGTGACAGTGCCCGACTTTAGGACCGGGCATAAAAACTGA